In bacterium, the genomic stretch GACATCGGGAGTATTTAACAACTACGCTATTGTTGAAGGGGTGGATCAAATCGTGCCCGTCGATGTGTATGTTGCCGGATGTCCGCCCTCACCCGATGCGCTCATTTATGGATTGCTTCAACTCCAACGCAAAATACGCAGCCAACGAACGGGAATGCTTCTTGAGCTCAAGGCTAAAGGAAGTTCGATATGATACGCAACATCGTAATCAATATTGCCGGCCCGATCATCGAAGGTTTAAAAACGACGATTGCGCACCTAAACAAGAAAAAGCATCCAACCAATACGGTGTGTTATCCCGAGGAAAGAAGAGAAAGCTACCCTCGAACCCGTTGGCGACATGTATTAGCCCGCTATGAGAATGGTTTGGAAAGATGTATAGGATGTTCACTCTGTGCGGGGGCTTGTCCGGCTCGGTGTATCTATGTAGAAGCCGGTGAT encodes the following:
- the nuoI gene encoding NADH-quinone oxidoreductase subunit NuoI, yielding MIRNIVINIAGPIIEGLKTTIAHLNKKKHPTNTVCYPEERRESYPRTRWRHVLARYENGLERCIGCSLCAGACPARCIYVEAGDNTDEKRFSPGERYAKRYEINMLRCIFCGFCQEACPTTAIVLRSDFELSSYTRDAMIFTKEMLLEALPVDVNR